The Chitinophagales bacterium genome includes a region encoding these proteins:
- a CDS encoding NADPH-dependent 2,4-dienoyl-CoA reductase, with product MSQQNYPHLLSELDLGFTKLRNRTLMGSMHTNLEEAKNGFERLAKFYAERAKGGAGIIVTGGMAPNWEGWLKPFAERMSNRSHVKKHKIVTNAVHEEGGKIAMQILHAGRYAYHPLSVAPSAIQSPITPFKPRALSTKGVKRTINDFADSAALARDAGYDGVEIMGSEGYLINQFIVKHTNRRTDEYGGTYENRMKFPVEIIKKVREKVGNDFIIIYRLSMLDLIDDGSNWEEIVTLAKAIEAAGATIINTGIGWHEARIPTIATSVPRAAFTWVTKKLKSEISIPLCTSNRINMPEVAEQVLADGCADMVSMARPFLADENWVAKAQTNRANEINTCIACNQACLDHTFSNKLSSCLVNPRACHETEIILEKVSTPKNIAVVGAGPAGLAFAVNAAERGHNITIYEADDKIGGQFNMAKQIPGKEEFYETLRYFNKQLELHQIKVNLNTRVEPADLQAYDEVVVATGVNPRHINMEGIDHPKVLSYIDVLKHHKPVGEKVAVIGAGGIGFDVCEYLTQEGESTTLHKEEWLKEWGVDLQNEVRGGVEGIKQDIPKAARAVTMFQRSEGKVGAKLGKTTGWIHRTTLKMKKVKMVAGVQYTKIDDEGLHFIDANKQAQVFPCDNVVICAGQTSLRSLEQPLIDLGKTVHVIGGAFEAGELDAKRAIDQATRLAAVV from the coding sequence ATGAGTCAGCAAAATTATCCGCACTTATTATCAGAATTAGATTTAGGTTTTACTAAACTTCGCAACAGAACACTAATGGGTTCTATGCATACCAATTTAGAAGAAGCTAAAAATGGTTTTGAACGATTGGCTAAGTTTTATGCAGAGAGAGCTAAAGGTGGAGCTGGTATTATTGTTACAGGAGGAATGGCTCCAAACTGGGAAGGTTGGTTAAAACCTTTTGCCGAAAGAATGTCTAATCGCTCACATGTAAAAAAGCACAAAATAGTAACCAATGCTGTTCATGAGGAAGGTGGAAAAATTGCGATGCAAATTTTACATGCAGGACGATATGCTTATCATCCTTTAAGTGTTGCACCAAGTGCTATACAATCGCCAATTACGCCATTTAAGCCAAGAGCATTGAGCACCAAAGGTGTTAAAAGAACCATAAATGATTTTGCAGATAGTGCTGCTTTGGCAAGAGATGCTGGTTACGATGGTGTAGAAATTATGGGAAGCGAAGGTTATTTAATCAATCAGTTTATAGTAAAACACACCAATAGAAGAACCGATGAATATGGTGGAACTTATGAAAATAGAATGAAGTTTCCTGTTGAAATTATTAAGAAAGTAAGAGAAAAAGTTGGCAATGATTTTATCATCATCTATCGTTTGTCTATGCTCGATTTAATTGATGATGGTAGTAATTGGGAAGAAATTGTAACATTGGCAAAAGCAATAGAAGCTGCTGGTGCTACTATTATTAATACAGGAATTGGTTGGCATGAAGCAAGAATTCCTACTATTGCTACTTCTGTTCCAAGAGCAGCATTTACTTGGGTGACTAAGAAATTGAAATCAGAAATTAGTATTCCTTTATGCACTTCTAATAGAATTAATATGCCAGAAGTTGCAGAACAAGTACTAGCAGATGGTTGTGCAGATATGGTATCTATGGCACGACCTTTCTTGGCTGATGAAAATTGGGTGGCTAAGGCTCAAACCAATCGTGCTAATGAAATAAATACTTGTATTGCTTGTAATCAGGCATGTTTAGACCATACTTTTAGCAATAAATTGTCTTCTTGTTTGGTGAACCCAAGAGCATGTCACGAAACAGAAATTATATTAGAAAAGGTGAGTACACCTAAAAATATTGCAGTAGTTGGTGCTGGACCTGCTGGTTTGGCTTTTGCTGTTAATGCAGCAGAAAGAGGTCATAATATTACCATTTATGAAGCAGATGATAAGATTGGTGGTCAGTTTAATATGGCGAAACAAATTCCAGGAAAAGAAGAATTTTACGAGACACTTCGTTATTTCAATAAGCAATTAGAGTTGCATCAAATAAAAGTAAATCTGAATACAAGAGTAGAACCAGCAGATTTACAAGCATATGATGAAGTAGTTGTTGCTACTGGTGTCAATCCAAGACATATTAATATGGAAGGCATCGATCATCCAAAAGTATTATCTTATATAGATGTGTTGAAACATCACAAGCCAGTTGGTGAAAAAGTTGCAGTTATTGGTGCTGGTGGTATTGGCTTTGATGTTTGTGAATACTTAACACAAGAAGGTGAATCTACTACGCTACACAAAGAAGAATGGTTAAAAGAATGGGGCGTTGATTTGCAAAATGAAGTAAGAGGTGGTGTTGAAGGTATCAAACAAGATATTCCAAAAGCAGCAAGAGCAGTAACAATGTTTCAAAGAAGTGAAGGTAAAGTAGGTGCAAAATTAGGTAAAACTACAGGTTGGATTCATAGAACAACACTCAAAATGAAAAAAGTGAAAATGGTAGCAGGAGTGCAGTATACCAAAATAGACGATGAAGGGTTACATTTTATAGATGCTAATAAACAAGCACAAGTATTTCCATGCGACAATGTAGTGATTTGTGCAGGACAAACTTCGTTGCGTAGTTTAGAACAACCATTAATAGATTTAGGCAAAACAGTACATGTTATAGGTGGTGCTTTTGAAGCAGGCGAATTAGATGCTAAGAGAGCAATAGACCAAGCTACAAGATTGGCTGCTGTGGTGTAG
- a CDS encoding peptidylprolyl isomerase, protein MRKVLRFTISILVLSLVMNVHAADKKSKKKGKVEATTIVKPVIIKEEPKPIVMQPISAADTAIFVTIETNMGNIKLRLYNETPKHKANFIKIIQDGVLDSTLFHRVIDEFMIQGGDPNSKNAKVGDRLGMGGLDYRVDAEFNKNLIHKRGVLAAARDNNPAMASSSTQFYIVDGRTFTADELNTLATRTDNHWTEDQKKIYETIGGAPFLDMKYTVFGEVVEGMDVVDKIAKVAKDPYDRPLIDVRMLKISLSRE, encoded by the coding sequence ATGAGAAAAGTTTTACGCTTTACAATTAGTATTTTAGTTTTATCATTAGTAATGAATGTGCATGCTGCTGATAAAAAAAGTAAGAAAAAAGGAAAAGTTGAAGCAACAACTATTGTTAAACCAGTAATTATTAAAGAAGAACCAAAACCAATTGTTATGCAACCAATAAGTGCCGCAGATACTGCCATTTTTGTAACTATAGAAACAAACATGGGCAACATTAAATTGAGATTATACAACGAAACACCAAAACACAAAGCCAATTTTATTAAAATTATTCAAGATGGTGTTTTAGACAGTACTTTATTTCATAGGGTAATTGATGAATTTATGATACAAGGTGGTGACCCAAATTCTAAAAATGCCAAAGTTGGAGATAGATTAGGTATGGGTGGTTTAGACTACAGAGTAGATGCAGAGTTCAACAAGAATTTAATTCACAAAAGAGGTGTTTTAGCTGCTGCAAGAGATAATAATCCGGCAATGGCTTCTTCTAGTACGCAATTTTATATTGTAGATGGAAGAACTTTTACTGCTGATGAATTGAACACTTTAGCAACTAGAACAGATAATCATTGGACAGAAGACCAAAAGAAAATTTATGAAACTATAGGTGGTGCTCCGTTTTTAGATATGAAATATACTGTTTTTGGTGAAGTAGTAGAAGGCATGGATGTAGTAGATAAGATTGCCAAAGTAGCAAAAGATCCTTATGACAGACCACTTATAGATGTCAGAATGCTAAAGATTTCGTTGAGTAGAGAGTAA
- a CDS encoding nitrilase family protein, producing MSKILSVGIVQTDLKWKDKIHNLNTIEQIIASSESVPNIVLLPEMFNTGFCVDDLSLAEDSKGQTIAWMQNIANQYQTAISGSILFNDNGNYYNRLFFISPTQNINYNKRHLFSLVDEDKLLTKGTEKVVISYNDWKIEPFICYDLRFPEWCSNKNNVALQFFVANWPHKRIAHWNHLLQARAIENQCFVVGINRVGNDYFGNEHHGYSCVYDFKGNELMLFKDLVGMKIVDLHLDDWIAFRAKYPFYKDR from the coding sequence GTGAGCAAAATACTTAGTGTTGGAATTGTACAAACTGATTTGAAGTGGAAAGATAAAATTCACAATCTAAATACTATTGAACAAATTATTGCTTCATCTGAAAGCGTACCAAATATTGTTTTATTGCCTGAGATGTTTAATACTGGATTTTGTGTTGATGATTTGTCACTTGCTGAAGACAGTAAAGGACAAACAATTGCTTGGATGCAAAATATCGCTAATCAATATCAAACAGCAATTAGTGGAAGCATATTGTTTAATGACAATGGTAATTACTACAATAGATTATTTTTCATCAGTCCTACACAAAACATCAATTATAATAAAAGACATTTATTTAGTTTGGTTGATGAAGATAAATTATTGACGAAAGGCACTGAAAAAGTTGTGATTTCGTACAATGATTGGAAAATTGAACCTTTTATTTGCTATGATTTAAGATTTCCTGAATGGTGTAGTAATAAAAATAATGTTGCACTACAATTTTTTGTAGCAAATTGGCCACACAAAAGAATTGCTCATTGGAATCATTTATTACAAGCACGAGCTATTGAAAATCAATGCTTTGTTGTTGGTATTAATAGAGTTGGCAATGATTATTTTGGCAATGAACACCATGGTTATAGTTGTGTTTACGATTTTAAAGGCAATGAATTAATGCTTTTTAAAGATTTAGTAGGCATGAAAATTGTAGATTTGCACTTAGACGATTGGATTGCTTTTAGAGCAAAGTATCCTTTTTATAAAGATAGATAA
- a CDS encoding virulence protein RhuM/Fic/DOC family protein, which translates to MFGRDRTVINRHINNAYKEGELDEVATSAKIAQVRMEGDRVIERELLHYNLDVIISVGYRVKSPLATEFRKWATSKLKEYLLQGYTINQELVQSNYKKIKELELQINILNENAFQNQKQITEGFLSIIGQYSKSFNLLNKFDTEELSLEGLNEEIIYTINYADVKKAIQKLKITLIEKGEASDIFGNEKDKSFEGILGSISQTVFGRLAYPTIEEQATQILYSIIKGHPFSDGNKRIGSFIFVWFLEQNNFHLNSEKRRKIDNNTLVALALAVAQSLPEQRDMIIKLIINLIKN; encoded by the coding sequence ATCTTTGGTCGAGATAGAACTGTTATTAATAGACATATTAATAATGCTTATAAAGAAGGAGAATTAGATGAAGTAGCAACTAGTGCAAAAATTGCACAAGTTCGAATGGAAGGAGATAGAGTAATAGAAAGAGAACTTCTTCACTATAATCTTGATGTAATAATATCCGTTGGATATAGAGTTAAATCTCCTCTAGCAACTGAATTTAGAAAATGGGCTACGAGTAAACTTAAAGAATATTTGTTACAAGGTTATACTATAAATCAAGAATTAGTTCAATCAAATTATAAAAAGATTAAAGAACTTGAACTACAAATAAATATTCTAAATGAAAATGCTTTTCAAAATCAAAAGCAAATTACTGAAGGTTTTCTTTCAATAATAGGTCAATATTCAAAATCATTTAATCTTCTTAATAAATTCGATACAGAAGAATTATCTTTAGAGGGATTAAATGAAGAGATAATATATACAATAAACTACGCAGATGTAAAAAAAGCAATTCAAAAACTTAAAATAACTTTAATAGAAAAAGGAGAAGCATCTGATATCTTTGGCAATGAAAAAGACAAGTCATTTGAAGGAATACTAGGCAGTATTTCTCAGACTGTATTTGGTAGGCTTGCATACCCAACTATTGAAGAGCAAGCTACTCAAATATTATATTCGATAATAAAAGGACATCCCTTTAGTGATGGTAATAAAAGAATAGGATCTTTTATATTTGTATGGTTTTTAGAGCAAAATAATTTTCATTTAAATTCTGAAAAAAGAAGAAAAATTGACAATAACACATTAGTTGCT